Proteins from one Streptomyces caniferus genomic window:
- a CDS encoding dienelactone hydrolase family protein: MRFLSGTSSDGVCEQLFTLDGIPGVLWTPEGATGPRPLVLMGHGGGQHKKAPDLVARARRFVAECAFAVVAVDVPGHGDRPKDKELDRIATENQARVDAGEEPAALIAGFHALVARRTVPEWQAVLDAVRQLPHVGAGPVGYWGVSLGCGLGVPFVAAEPRVRAAVLGLGGAAASAGVAARITVPVEFLLQWDDERVPRSQGLALFDALASAEKTLHANPGEHAEIPAHELDSTLRFFARHLV, encoded by the coding sequence ATGCGCTTCCTCTCCGGGACATCGTCCGACGGTGTCTGCGAACAGCTCTTCACTCTCGATGGGATTCCCGGCGTGCTGTGGACGCCGGAAGGTGCCACCGGCCCTCGTCCCCTTGTCCTGATGGGGCATGGCGGCGGTCAGCACAAGAAGGCCCCCGACCTCGTGGCCCGTGCGCGCCGCTTCGTTGCCGAGTGCGCCTTCGCGGTGGTGGCGGTCGACGTACCCGGCCATGGCGACCGGCCGAAGGACAAGGAACTCGACCGGATCGCGACCGAGAATCAGGCCCGGGTGGATGCCGGGGAGGAACCGGCCGCGCTGATCGCCGGCTTCCACGCGCTGGTGGCCCGCCGGACCGTCCCGGAATGGCAGGCGGTCCTGGACGCGGTCCGGCAACTCCCGCACGTCGGCGCCGGCCCGGTGGGCTACTGGGGGGTGTCGTTGGGCTGCGGCCTGGGCGTGCCCTTCGTCGCCGCCGAACCCCGGGTCCGCGCGGCAGTGCTGGGACTGGGCGGGGCGGCCGCATCGGCCGGGGTCGCTGCCCGGATCACCGTCCCGGTGGAGTTCCTGCTGCAATGGGACGACGAGCGGGTGCCGCGGTCCCAGGGCCTGGCACTGTTCGACGCCCTGGCCTCGGCCGAGAAGACGCTGCACGCCAACCCCGGTGAGCACGCGGAGATACCGGCACACGAGCTGGACAGCACGCTGCGGTTCTTCGCCCGGCACCTGGTCTGA
- a CDS encoding AMP-binding protein codes for MEAVVPPAAGAPAIRCAGHERDYPSFLDRAARIATGLRAAGVAPGDRIAVVMRNEPAHLEITAGAALLGASAVPVNWHFRHDDLRHVLTDSGSKVVFVHSDMLDAVTAVLPDGVRIVEVAVPAGVAAACGIAVPPVAGDHPLLDPWLESHAPLDRPAAERPPTVIYSSGTTGLPKGVLREPVTPDQLEEGVRLFLERFAVAPGGRTLIPAPLYHASPGQHAVLALAAGLDITLMPRFDAEEFLRLIAAHRIEQVQVVPTMFVRLLRLPKDVRERYDLSSLTSVVHAAAPCPPHIKHAMIDWLGPVLREYYGGSETGAVTWCDSTEWLAHPGTVGRATGTCDVAVLGPDKKPLPPGATGDIYLKPGDGWPRFTYLGDPDRRAAMEAPGLPGYVTIGDIGHLDTDGYLYLSDRRNDMVISGGVNIYPAEIEGCLLALDGVRDVAVFGIPHEEFGEVLAAHLQTEPGVLLSAEEVRTHVAERLAGYKVPRAVVFEELLPRDESGKLFKRQLRDPYWAEHDRAI; via the coding sequence ATGGAAGCCGTCGTCCCACCCGCCGCCGGCGCCCCGGCCATTCGCTGCGCGGGTCATGAGCGCGACTATCCGTCGTTCCTCGACCGTGCGGCGCGGATCGCCACCGGGCTGCGTGCGGCGGGAGTCGCGCCCGGCGACCGGATCGCGGTCGTGATGCGCAACGAGCCCGCCCATCTGGAGATCACTGCCGGCGCCGCCCTGCTCGGCGCCTCGGCGGTCCCCGTCAACTGGCATTTCCGGCACGACGACCTCCGGCATGTGCTCACCGACAGCGGCAGCAAGGTCGTCTTCGTGCACAGCGACATGCTGGACGCGGTGACCGCCGTGCTCCCCGACGGCGTACGGATCGTCGAGGTGGCCGTACCCGCCGGTGTCGCGGCCGCCTGCGGGATCGCCGTACCGCCCGTCGCCGGGGACCACCCGCTGCTCGACCCGTGGCTGGAAAGCCATGCGCCGCTGGACCGGCCCGCCGCGGAACGGCCGCCCACCGTCATCTACAGCTCGGGAACCACCGGGCTTCCCAAGGGAGTGCTGCGCGAACCGGTCACTCCCGACCAGCTCGAAGAAGGGGTGCGGCTCTTCCTGGAGCGCTTCGCCGTCGCCCCCGGCGGACGCACCCTCATCCCCGCCCCGCTCTACCACGCCTCGCCCGGCCAGCATGCCGTCCTCGCCCTCGCGGCCGGCCTGGACATCACCCTCATGCCGCGGTTCGACGCCGAGGAGTTCCTGCGGTTGATCGCAGCTCACCGCATCGAGCAGGTCCAGGTCGTGCCCACGATGTTCGTACGGTTGCTGCGACTGCCCAAGGACGTGCGCGAGCGCTACGACCTGTCCTCGCTCACCTCCGTCGTGCACGCCGCGGCGCCCTGTCCGCCGCATATCAAACACGCCATGATCGACTGGCTGGGCCCGGTGCTGCGGGAGTACTACGGCGGCAGCGAGACGGGCGCCGTCACCTGGTGCGACAGCACGGAGTGGCTGGCCCACCCCGGCACCGTCGGACGGGCCACCGGAACCTGCGACGTCGCGGTCCTCGGCCCCGACAAGAAGCCGCTGCCGCCCGGCGCCACCGGTGACATCTACCTCAAACCGGGCGACGGCTGGCCCCGGTTCACCTACCTCGGCGACCCGGACCGGCGCGCCGCGATGGAAGCGCCGGGCCTGCCCGGCTACGTCACCATCGGGGACATCGGCCATCTCGACACGGACGGCTACCTCTACCTCAGCGACCGCCGGAACGACATGGTCATCTCCGGCGGCGTCAACATCTACCCCGCGGAGATCGAAGGCTGTCTGCTCGCCCTCGACGGGGTCCGTGACGTGGCGGTCTTCGGCATCCCCCACGAGGAGTTCGGCGAGGTCCTCGCCGCCCATCTGCAGACCGAACCCGGCGTGCTCCTCAGCGCCGAGGAGGTCCGCACCCACGTCGCCGAACGGCTCGCCGGGTACAAGGTCCCCCGGGCCGTGGTCTTCGAGGAGCTGCTGCCGCGCGACGAGTCGGGAAAGCTCTTCAAGAGGCAGCTGAGGGACCCGTACTGGGCGGAGCACGACAGGGCGATCTGA
- a CDS encoding alpha-L-fucosidase produces the protein MHSRTRPFRLLGLMGVLGTLLLAAGSPVAAAKPPPRPAAGPGTNHATDDPFTASRTSWWRQARFGMFIHFGAYSNLEGEYTRPDGTVCRNAEWIKRECGIPDEAYEKQAAAFNPSAFDAEAIVRAAKDAGQRYIVITSKHHDGYAMWPTKQNTWNLRDHSSFDPHRDILAELKKAADAAGIKLGFYYSIWDWHDPDFADPATFPRYKERMYAQLKELVDAYDPALLWFDGEWDADRPTNRWSRRDGADLQAYLHGLNPRLIVNNRVGKREVVDGDFGTPEQEIPAEPVDGQLWESCMTLNDHWGFAKYDTHWKSAATVVRNLLEVASRGGNYLLNVGPDKSGRIPQPSVDRLRETGRWLSAHGQGDAVHGAGHTGLVAAPPWGTVSRRGDALYASVTSWPAAGAPLHLTVKGRFEITAARVLGSAQQVTVAPSGDGFDLTPSGPAPGPLAGVIRLTIKPPAAAPVGTGTGLTAQTWANDSFTGPPAVTTVDPTVNKAYRFDGSPHPAIPADHFSTRWTGTVQPRYDETYTFTTVSDDTVRLWIDGKPVIDSTTPHGPRIDKGTLTLRAGHRHRIRIDYTERTGEAHMKLLWSSPSQPQEIVPKRQLYAD, from the coding sequence ATGCACAGCCGCACCAGACCGTTCCGGCTGCTGGGACTCATGGGGGTGCTGGGCACCCTGCTGCTGGCCGCCGGCAGCCCCGTGGCCGCCGCGAAGCCCCCGCCGCGGCCCGCCGCCGGCCCCGGAACCAACCATGCGACCGACGATCCCTTCACCGCATCGCGCACCTCGTGGTGGCGTCAGGCCCGTTTCGGGATGTTCATCCACTTCGGCGCGTACTCGAACCTGGAGGGCGAGTACACCCGGCCCGACGGCACGGTGTGCCGCAACGCGGAGTGGATCAAACGCGAGTGCGGGATCCCGGACGAGGCGTACGAGAAGCAGGCCGCCGCCTTCAACCCGTCCGCCTTCGACGCCGAGGCGATCGTCCGGGCGGCCAAGGACGCCGGCCAGCGCTATATCGTCATCACCTCCAAGCACCACGACGGCTATGCGATGTGGCCGACGAAGCAGAACACCTGGAACCTGCGCGACCACTCCTCCTTCGACCCGCACCGCGACATCCTCGCCGAGCTGAAGAAGGCCGCCGACGCCGCCGGGATCAAACTCGGCTTCTACTACTCGATCTGGGACTGGCACGACCCGGACTTCGCCGACCCGGCGACCTTCCCGCGCTACAAGGAGCGGATGTACGCCCAGCTCAAGGAGCTCGTCGACGCCTACGACCCGGCGCTTTTGTGGTTCGACGGCGAATGGGACGCGGACCGCCCCACCAACCGCTGGTCCCGCCGGGACGGCGCCGACCTCCAGGCGTATCTGCACGGTCTGAATCCCCGCCTGATCGTCAACAACCGGGTCGGCAAGCGCGAGGTGGTCGACGGCGATTTCGGGACGCCCGAGCAGGAGATCCCGGCGGAACCGGTCGACGGGCAGCTGTGGGAGAGCTGTATGACGCTCAACGACCACTGGGGCTTCGCCAAGTACGACACCCACTGGAAGTCGGCGGCAACCGTGGTGCGCAACCTGCTGGAGGTGGCGAGCCGCGGCGGCAACTACCTGCTCAACGTAGGCCCGGACAAGTCCGGCCGCATCCCGCAGCCGTCCGTCGACCGGCTGCGCGAGACCGGCCGGTGGCTGAGCGCGCACGGCCAGGGCGACGCGGTCCACGGTGCCGGGCACACCGGGCTGGTGGCCGCCCCGCCCTGGGGCACGGTCTCCCGCCGGGGCGACGCGCTGTACGCCTCGGTCACCTCCTGGCCGGCCGCCGGCGCGCCCCTCCACCTCACCGTCAAGGGGCGGTTCGAGATCACCGCGGCCCGGGTGCTGGGCAGTGCTCAGCAGGTGACGGTCGCCCCGTCCGGTGACGGATTCGATCTCACCCCGTCCGGCCCCGCCCCCGGTCCACTGGCCGGCGTCATCCGGCTCACCATCAAGCCACCGGCCGCGGCCCCCGTCGGCACCGGCACCGGGCTGACGGCGCAGACCTGGGCGAACGACTCCTTCACCGGGCCGCCCGCGGTGACCACCGTCGATCCGACGGTGAACAAGGCCTACCGCTTCGACGGATCGCCGCACCCCGCGATCCCCGCCGATCACTTCAGCACCCGCTGGACCGGCACCGTTCAGCCGCGCTACGACGAGACCTACACCTTCACCACGGTCTCCGACGACACCGTGCGGCTGTGGATCGACGGCAAGCCGGTGATCGACAGCACCACCCCGCACGGCCCCCGGATCGACAAGGGGACCCTCACCCTGCGGGCCGGCCACCGGCACCGCATCCGGATCGACTACACGGAGCGGACCGGTGAGGCCCATATGAAGCTGCTCTGGTCCAGCCCGAGCCAGCCCCAGGAGATCGTGCCGAAGCGGCAGCTCTACGCGGACTGA
- a CDS encoding TIGR03086 family metal-binding protein, translating to MDNDEILRTHGEALALFGARVHAVRDDQWDAPTPCAQWSVRDLVNHLTAEQLWVPRLVRDGATIADVGSEYDGDLLGDDPAGVWDRAAVAAVAAFAERGALDRTVELSYGPGPADAYCAQMMADAVVHAWDLSRAIGADERLPGPLARAALREVEPYASGLADSGLFAPAVEPPADADDLTRLLCLLGRRP from the coding sequence ATGGACAACGACGAGATCCTGCGGACCCACGGCGAGGCCCTCGCGCTCTTCGGGGCCCGGGTGCATGCGGTCCGCGACGACCAGTGGGACGCCCCGACGCCGTGTGCGCAATGGTCGGTGCGCGACCTCGTGAACCACCTCACCGCCGAGCAGTTGTGGGTGCCCCGCCTGGTGCGGGACGGCGCGACGATCGCCGATGTGGGGTCCGAGTACGACGGCGATCTGCTCGGGGACGATCCGGCCGGGGTCTGGGACCGCGCGGCGGTGGCCGCCGTGGCGGCGTTCGCGGAGCGCGGGGCGCTCGACCGCACCGTCGAGCTCTCGTACGGCCCCGGCCCGGCCGACGCCTACTGCGCCCAGATGATGGCCGATGCCGTGGTGCACGCCTGGGACCTGTCCCGCGCGATCGGCGCCGATGAGCGGCTGCCGGGCCCTCTTGCCCGGGCCGCGCTGCGCGAGGTGGAGCCGTACGCCTCCGGGCTCGCCGACTCCGGGCTGTTCGCCCCCGCGGTGGAGCCGCCGGCGGACGCCGACGACCTCACCCGACTGCTGTGTCTGCTCGGGCGTCGGCCCTGA
- a CDS encoding lipase maturation factor family protein: MAWFSDSGYWLGRLVFQRLLAVLYLIAFLAAARQFRALIGARGMLPVPAFVARVPFRAAPSVFHWHFSDRFFALWSWGGVLLAAAVAAGAADAVPLWASMVLWAVLWAMYLSIVNVGQTWYSFGWESLLLEAGSLAVFLGNAPTAPPVPVMWLLRWLLFRVEFGAGLIKMRGDHCWRDLTCLYYHHETQPMPGPLSWFFHHLPGPLHRVEVAANHVAQLGVPVLLFTPQPIAGWAAVAMVVTQLWLVLSGNFAWLNWVTIALAMSAAAPLWGEPSAPLPAPPVWFEVLALIATAGVLVLSQRPARNLLTRQQMMNTSYESLHLVNSYGAFGSITRVRREIVVEGTADAVTGPETTWLPYEFRGKPGDVRRLPRQYAPYHLRLDWLMWFAALSPAYARSWFVPFVARLLENDRDTLRLLHRNPFPDLPPARIRARVFRYRFTTWRELRETRAWWHRTEEREFLAPIARSALHGRR; encoded by the coding sequence GTGGCATGGTTCTCGGATTCCGGATACTGGCTCGGGCGGCTGGTCTTCCAGCGCCTGCTGGCCGTCCTCTACCTGATCGCGTTCCTCGCGGCGGCCCGGCAGTTCCGGGCGCTCATCGGCGCGCGCGGCATGCTGCCGGTTCCCGCGTTCGTGGCACGGGTGCCGTTCCGTGCGGCGCCCTCGGTCTTCCACTGGCACTTCTCGGACCGCTTCTTCGCCCTCTGGTCATGGGGCGGGGTGCTGCTGGCCGCCGCGGTCGCGGCGGGGGCCGCCGATGCCGTGCCGCTGTGGGCGTCGATGGTGCTGTGGGCCGTGCTGTGGGCGATGTACCTGTCCATCGTGAACGTCGGCCAGACCTGGTACAGCTTCGGCTGGGAGTCGCTGCTGCTGGAGGCGGGCTCCCTCGCGGTGTTCCTCGGGAACGCCCCGACCGCTCCCCCGGTGCCGGTCATGTGGCTGCTGCGCTGGCTGCTGTTCCGGGTGGAGTTCGGGGCCGGGCTGATCAAGATGCGCGGCGACCACTGCTGGCGGGATCTGACCTGCCTGTACTACCACCACGAGACCCAGCCGATGCCCGGCCCGTTGAGCTGGTTCTTCCATCACCTGCCGGGGCCCCTCCACCGGGTCGAGGTGGCCGCCAACCATGTCGCCCAACTCGGCGTTCCGGTGCTGCTGTTCACCCCGCAACCGATCGCCGGGTGGGCCGCCGTCGCGATGGTCGTCACCCAGCTGTGGCTGGTGCTGTCCGGCAACTTCGCCTGGCTGAACTGGGTGACCATCGCGCTCGCCATGTCGGCCGCGGCCCCGCTGTGGGGCGAGCCGTCCGCACCGCTGCCCGCGCCTCCGGTGTGGTTCGAGGTCCTGGCCCTGATCGCCACGGCCGGGGTCCTCGTCCTCAGCCAACGCCCCGCGCGCAATCTGCTGACCCGGCAGCAGATGATGAACACCTCGTACGAGTCACTGCATCTGGTCAATTCGTACGGGGCGTTCGGCAGTATTACGCGAGTGCGCCGGGAGATCGTCGTGGAGGGGACCGCGGACGCGGTGACCGGACCGGAGACGACATGGCTTCCCTACGAATTCCGCGGGAAGCCGGGCGACGTACGGCGGCTGCCGCGCCAATACGCCCCGTATCACCTCCGGCTGGACTGGCTGATGTGGTTCGCCGCGCTGTCACCGGCCTATGCGCGGTCGTGGTTCGTGCCGTTCGTCGCACGGCTGCTGGAGAACGACCGGGACACGCTGCGGCTGCTGCACCGCAATCCGTTCCCGGATCTGCCGCCGGCCCGGATCAGGGCCCGGGTGTTCCGTTACCGCTTCACGACCTGGCGGGAACTGCGGGAGACCCGAGCGTGGTGGCATCGGACCGAGGAGCGGGAGTTTCTGGCGCCGATTGCGCGGTCAGCTCTGCACGGAAGGCGATGA
- a CDS encoding tetratricopeptide repeat protein, translating into MYGKAFAPEYQGELGTALSVNSSYEEVLATASRAHAEAGTALERSRAALAVAEANRRLGRVTQAGDAWRESYRSARTADDRGAMAWALWSGGTLARQCGSLPLARRLLTHAVALADGSGDRLAHGYSLAGLAETGRIQGDYAAVAELHEQLLAQGRAHGEARHMVWAMSGIAQMHRNTGGYDKALELFEESARIAAEADDFRGRAWSLRGVADVLSVQGETERALTLLSEAEAICRTMDLASALAYNHKMRANVFYRAGRYEAARETYALSLREFREMQEPRGVALSRLGLAKSRARLGRDRDETLAELASLEGDFTRIGLRHARDMVIAFRAELTAQSAPETPAPRSDATTLGSPAVPARS; encoded by the coding sequence ATGTACGGCAAGGCATTCGCCCCCGAATATCAGGGCGAGTTGGGTACGGCACTGAGCGTGAACTCCTCCTACGAGGAGGTGTTGGCAACGGCGAGCCGCGCGCACGCCGAGGCCGGCACGGCGCTGGAGCGATCCCGGGCCGCGCTCGCGGTCGCCGAGGCCAACCGGCGGCTCGGCCGGGTGACGCAGGCGGGTGACGCCTGGCGGGAGAGCTACCGCAGCGCCCGCACCGCCGATGACCGCGGTGCCATGGCCTGGGCGCTGTGGAGCGGCGGCACCCTGGCCCGCCAGTGCGGGTCCCTGCCGCTCGCCCGCCGGCTGCTCACCCACGCCGTGGCGCTGGCCGACGGCAGCGGCGACCGCCTCGCCCACGGCTACTCGCTCGCCGGCCTCGCCGAGACCGGCCGCATACAGGGCGACTACGCCGCGGTCGCCGAGCTCCACGAGCAGTTGCTCGCCCAGGGCCGGGCGCACGGCGAGGCCCGGCACATGGTGTGGGCGATGTCCGGCATAGCCCAGATGCACCGCAACACCGGCGGCTACGACAAGGCCCTGGAGCTGTTCGAGGAGTCAGCCCGCATCGCCGCCGAGGCCGACGACTTCCGCGGGCGCGCCTGGTCGCTGCGCGGCGTCGCCGATGTCCTGTCCGTGCAGGGCGAGACGGAGCGGGCGCTGACGCTGCTGTCCGAGGCGGAGGCCATCTGCCGCACCATGGATCTGGCCAGTGCGCTCGCCTACAACCACAAGATGCGCGCCAATGTGTTCTACCGGGCGGGCCGTTACGAGGCTGCGCGCGAGACGTACGCCCTCTCGCTGCGGGAGTTCCGCGAGATGCAGGAGCCCCGTGGGGTGGCGCTCTCCCGGCTCGGACTGGCCAAGTCCCGTGCCCGCCTCGGCCGCGACCGCGACGAGACGCTGGCCGAACTCGCCTCCCTGGAAGGGGACTTCACCCGGATCGGACTGCGTCACGCCCGCGATATGGTCATCGCCTTCCGTGCAGAGCTGACCGCGCAATCGGCGCCAGAAACTCCCGCTCCTCGGTCCGATGCCACCACGCTCGGGTCTCCCGCAGTTCCCGCCAGGTCGTGA
- a CDS encoding lactonase family protein → MSAARTGTQAGPGTDRRRFLGVAAGLAVAGGAGPLVGDAARTPDPAHAARRDTGHRPRRARPLFLGTYTSAAGGGTGVGLGTYDTMTGRITATGVVDGVADPSYLAAAPSGRTLYAVDEQQQGGVTAMALTPDGPPTVLGTRSTGGAGPCHLSVHPGGRWLLSANYLSGSVAVHPVDRATGALGERTDLVSHLQPPPGPGQDGPHAHQIVTAPDGRHVLAVDLGNDTVYTYRLDESAGELTEVSYAALRPGAGPRHLTFHPSGAFAYLANEVDNTVVVCRYDRRTGRLTPGAPQSTGTGPGTSYPAQILVTRGGGFAYLANRGHNSLTRYAVEAAGARLRLLDTVPVGGDFPRHIAFSPDQRWLFAANQKSGSVTVFAVDARTGSLRRAGEPFAAPVPVCVLPL, encoded by the coding sequence ATGAGCGCAGCGCGTACGGGAACGCAGGCCGGGCCGGGGACCGACCGCAGACGGTTCCTCGGGGTCGCGGCGGGGCTGGCCGTGGCGGGCGGGGCGGGGCCGCTGGTGGGGGACGCGGCGCGCACGCCCGATCCCGCGCACGCCGCCCGCCGCGACACCGGGCACCGCCCGCGCCGCGCCCGGCCGCTCTTCCTGGGGACGTACACCTCGGCCGCGGGCGGCGGCACCGGCGTCGGACTCGGGACGTACGACACCATGACCGGCCGGATCACCGCCACCGGGGTGGTGGACGGGGTCGCCGACCCCTCCTACCTCGCAGCGGCACCGTCCGGCCGCACCCTCTACGCGGTCGACGAGCAGCAGCAGGGCGGGGTGACCGCGATGGCGCTGACGCCGGACGGGCCGCCCACGGTGCTGGGCACCCGGTCCACCGGCGGCGCCGGTCCCTGTCATCTGTCGGTGCACCCCGGCGGCCGCTGGCTGCTCAGCGCCAACTACCTCTCCGGCAGCGTCGCGGTGCATCCGGTCGACCGCGCCACCGGCGCCCTGGGCGAACGGACGGACCTGGTAAGCCACTTGCAGCCGCCGCCCGGCCCCGGCCAGGACGGTCCGCATGCCCACCAGATCGTCACCGCACCGGACGGCCGGCATGTGCTCGCCGTCGACCTCGGCAACGACACCGTCTACACCTACCGGCTGGACGAGTCGGCCGGTGAACTCACCGAGGTGTCGTATGCGGCGCTGCGGCCCGGGGCCGGTCCCCGGCATCTGACGTTCCACCCCTCGGGTGCCTTCGCCTACCTGGCGAACGAGGTCGACAACACGGTCGTGGTCTGCCGCTACGACCGGCGCACCGGGCGGCTGACGCCCGGTGCGCCGCAGTCCACGGGGACCGGTCCGGGCACCAGCTATCCCGCGCAGATCCTGGTCACCCGCGGCGGCGGCTTCGCCTATCTCGCCAATCGTGGTCACAACAGCCTCACCCGCTACGCCGTGGAGGCGGCCGGGGCACGGCTGCGGCTGCTGGACACCGTGCCGGTGGGCGGGGACTTCCCCCGGCACATCGCCTTCTCGCCGGATCAGCGCTGGCTGTTCGCGGCGAACCAGAAGTCGGGGTCGGTGACGGTGTTCGCGGTGGATGCCCGGACCGGGTCGCTCCGGCGCGCGGGCGAGCCCTTCGCCGCGCCGGTCCCGGTGTGCGTCCTGCCACTGTGA
- a CDS encoding amino acid permease: MSTGTVRDDGTTRTGAATGPGGLRQGLERRHMRLIALGGVIGAGLFVGSGVVVRSTGPAAVLSFLAAGVLTVLIMRMLAEMTVARPALGSFYAHVRETLGLRAGFTVGWLYWYFFVIVVAVEAVAGGRIVQLWLPGVPLWAVSLVLMTLLTATNMVSARSYGEFEYWFSSVKVLAIVVFLFLGTLFVLGLWPHSPGGLANLTAHGGFAPEGVGAVLAAVVPCIGFFTGTEIVTIAAAESVEPERAVANAIRSIVLRVVAFYVLSVFLVVTVVPWTSRAIEVSPYAAVLDRLAVPAAGTVMNALVLIAVLSCLNSALYTSSRMLFALTRHGDAPRGFTKVSGSGVPRRALLAGTSVGYLSVIAAWISPDVVFEFLINSYGAIALFVYLAIAVAQVRMRRKLERTEPERLTLKMWLFPWLSWVTVALMASVIGAMAFLPDSRAQFWLSLLTVAVALAGYELRRRKGPAPAPEGADAAGAGTHRV, translated from the coding sequence ATGAGCACGGGAACGGTACGGGACGACGGCACGACGAGGACCGGGGCGGCGACGGGGCCGGGCGGTCTGCGGCAGGGGCTCGAACGCCGCCATATGCGGCTGATCGCGCTGGGCGGGGTCATCGGGGCCGGGCTGTTCGTGGGCAGCGGGGTGGTCGTCCGGTCCACCGGTCCGGCGGCGGTGCTGTCCTTCCTGGCGGCCGGCGTGCTCACCGTACTGATCATGCGGATGCTGGCCGAGATGACCGTCGCCCGCCCGGCCCTGGGCTCCTTCTACGCCCATGTCCGCGAGACCCTGGGGCTCCGTGCGGGGTTCACGGTCGGGTGGCTGTACTGGTACTTCTTCGTGATCGTGGTCGCCGTGGAGGCGGTGGCCGGCGGCCGGATCGTCCAACTGTGGCTTCCCGGTGTTCCGTTGTGGGCGGTCAGCCTGGTGCTGATGACGCTGCTGACCGCCACCAATATGGTCTCGGCCCGCTCCTACGGCGAGTTCGAGTACTGGTTCTCATCGGTCAAGGTCCTGGCGATCGTGGTGTTCCTCTTCCTCGGCACCCTGTTCGTGCTGGGGCTGTGGCCGCACTCCCCCGGCGGGCTGGCCAATCTGACCGCGCACGGCGGGTTCGCGCCCGAGGGCGTCGGCGCGGTTCTCGCCGCCGTCGTGCCCTGCATCGGGTTCTTCACCGGCACGGAGATCGTCACCATCGCGGCCGCCGAGTCGGTCGAACCGGAGCGGGCGGTGGCGAACGCGATCCGTTCGATCGTGCTGCGGGTGGTGGCCTTCTATGTGCTGTCGGTCTTCCTGGTCGTCACGGTGGTGCCCTGGACGTCGAGGGCGATCGAGGTGAGTCCGTACGCCGCGGTGCTGGACCGTCTTGCGGTGCCCGCGGCCGGCACGGTGATGAACGCCCTGGTACTGATCGCGGTGCTGTCCTGCCTGAACTCCGCGCTCTACACGTCCTCCCGGATGCTGTTCGCGCTCACCCGGCACGGGGACGCGCCCCGCGGCTTCACGAAGGTCAGCGGGAGCGGGGTGCCGCGCCGGGCCCTGCTGGCCGGGACCTCGGTCGGCTATCTGTCGGTGATCGCGGCCTGGATCTCGCCCGATGTCGTCTTCGAGTTCCTGATCAACTCCTACGGCGCGATTGCCCTGTTCGTCTACTTGGCGATCGCCGTCGCACAGGTGCGGATGCGACGGAAGCTGGAGCGCACCGAGCCGGAGCGGCTGACGCTGAAGATGTGGCTGTTCCCGTGGCTGAGCTGGGTGACCGTGGCGCTGATGGCGTCGGTGATCGGGGCGATGGCGTTCCTGCCGGACAGCCGCGCGCAGTTCTGGCTGAGCCTGCTGACGGTGGCCGTGGCGCTGGCCGGGTACGAACTGCGCCGCAGGAAGGGACCGGCGCCCGCGCCGGAGGGTGCGGACGCGGCGGGGGCCGGTACGCACCGGGTCTGA